A genome region from Halanaerobiales bacterium includes the following:
- the ade gene encoding adenine deaminase gives MIIINSQLLKEARGDSPAELVLKNCKILDVFNEELYEDNLAISSGKIIGIGDYQGRKEVDLDGKILAPSFVDGHLHLESAMVPVEEFAKKAISLGTTTIVADPHEIANVAGLRGIKYILNKGLKMPWNFNLMLPSCVPSSKFETGGAVLNANELEKMIDYDGIFGLGEVMDYPGVINGDNKLWEKLDLFSNKFIDGHAPGVKGKDLNAYLQGKIKADHECTTAKEALEKLRKGMYIMIREGSVTRDLKQLLPAVNDRNFNRFLFATDDRHPGDLIKEGQINFLIKKAVKEGLDPIKAIKLATINSATALGFDDIGAIAPGYKADLVVLDNLKNFKVEKVFKDGKLVAEDQEFIAGYPKDNFEKSEEYNKIFSSVNIGEISEKDFELPQGNKYRTMNLVSEQIVTRKDTVSFEKSPVKNEDLVNKNLNKLAVVERHHQTGNVGLGLLGGFGLKRGAIATSVGHDSHNIIVVGLNKKDMLKAVREIEKMNGGIVIIENGKLINKLALPIAGLMSDKTLNEVADKLSELRKEAKKLGVQNESPFMTISFMALPVIPRLKVTDRGLFSAEKFDFVSLVVE, from the coding sequence GTGATAATTATTAATTCTCAATTATTAAAAGAAGCAAGAGGTGATAGTCCTGCTGAATTAGTATTAAAAAACTGCAAAATTCTTGATGTATTTAATGAAGAGCTTTATGAAGATAATTTGGCTATATCTTCTGGGAAAATAATAGGGATTGGTGATTATCAGGGAAGAAAAGAAGTTGACCTGGACGGAAAAATTCTGGCACCTTCATTTGTAGATGGTCATCTCCATTTAGAAAGTGCAATGGTACCTGTTGAGGAATTTGCTAAAAAAGCTATTTCTTTAGGTACAACTACAATTGTAGCTGATCCTCACGAAATAGCTAATGTTGCTGGATTAAGGGGGATAAAATATATTTTAAATAAGGGGTTAAAAATGCCCTGGAATTTCAACTTAATGTTACCTTCCTGTGTACCATCCAGTAAATTTGAAACTGGTGGAGCAGTACTAAATGCAAATGAACTTGAAAAAATGATTGATTATGATGGGATATTTGGTTTAGGTGAAGTTATGGATTATCCAGGAGTGATCAATGGAGATAATAAACTCTGGGAAAAACTTGATCTTTTTTCAAATAAATTTATTGATGGCCATGCTCCTGGAGTAAAGGGTAAAGATTTAAATGCCTACTTACAGGGTAAAATAAAAGCTGATCATGAATGTACAACAGCCAAAGAAGCTTTAGAAAAATTAAGAAAAGGCATGTATATTATGATCAGGGAAGGTTCTGTAACCAGAGATTTAAAACAACTACTTCCTGCGGTTAATGATAGGAATTTTAATCGTTTTCTCTTTGCTACAGATGATAGACATCCTGGTGATTTAATTAAAGAAGGGCAAATTAACTTTTTGATAAAAAAAGCTGTTAAGGAAGGTTTGGATCCTATAAAAGCTATTAAACTAGCTACTATTAATTCAGCTACAGCTCTCGGTTTTGATGATATTGGAGCCATTGCTCCAGGTTATAAAGCTGATCTGGTGGTTTTAGATAATCTTAAAAATTTCAAGGTAGAAAAGGTATTTAAAGATGGTAAATTAGTTGCTGAAGATCAAGAATTTATAGCTGGTTATCCAAAAGATAATTTTGAAAAAAGTGAAGAATATAATAAAATATTTTCTTCAGTGAATATAGGAGAAATTTCTGAAAAAGATTTTGAATTACCTCAAGGAAATAAGTATAGAACAATGAATTTAGTAAGCGAGCAAATAGTTACCAGAAAAGATACTGTTAGTTTTGAAAAAAGTCCAGTTAAAAATGAAGATTTAGTAAATAAAAATCTTAATAAATTGGCTGTAGTTGAGAGACACCACCAAACGGGAAATGTAGGTTTAGGTCTTTTAGGTGGTTTTGGTTTAAAAAGAGGGGCTATTGCAACTTCGGTTGGTCATGATTCACATAATATTATTGTAGTTGGATTAAATAAAAAAGATATGTTAAAAGCTGTTCGAGAGATAGAAAAAATGAATGGTGGGATAGTGATTATTGAAAATGGAAAATTAATAAATAAATTAGCATTACCAATAGCAGGTTTGATGTCAGACAAAACTTTAAATGAAGTTGCTGATAAATTATCTGAGTTAAGAAAAGAAGCTAAAAAATTAGGTGTCCAAAATGAAAGTCCCTTTATGACAATATCTTTTATGGCATTACCTGTTATACCAAGGCTAAAGGTAACAGATAGAGGTTTATTTTCTGCAGAAAAATTTGATTTTGTATCTTTAGTAGTAGAATAA